CTGCTCGCCCCAGTAGTCCTCGTAGGCGCTGAGCGTCGACGACTCACCCGGCGACCACGAGTCGAACTTGAAGGGACCCGTACCCGTGGGGTGGCCCTGCGCGTACTCGCTGAGGGTCGGTGCCTCGCTCGTGCCGCCGACCTCATCGGCCGCGTACTCCTCGAGAGCCGTGGGGCTCTGGATGGAGAAGGACGGCAGGGAGAGGGCGGGGATGAAACCGGCGAACGGCTCCGTCAGGGTGATCGTCGCCTCGTAGTCGCCGTTCGCTTCGCAACCGCCGTAGATCGAGGTGCCCGTGTCGGCGTAGCCGCGCATGAGCTTGCCCCAGTAGTACGAGAGGCTCTCGGACTGGGCGACGCCGGTGAAGTTGTTCTGGCGGTCGAAGTTGAAGCACACCGCTTCGGCGTTGAAGTCGGTGCCGTCGTGGAACGTGACGCCTTCCTTGAGCTGGAAGGTGTAGGACAGACCGTCTTCGGACTGGTCCCAGCTCTCGGCGAGGAGCGGGGCGGGGTCAGCCGTGCCCGGCTCGGTGCCGACGAGGCCCTCGAACATCTGGCGGGCGACGCGGAACGTCTCGCCGTCGTTCGCGAACGCGGGGTCGAGGCTGGACAGGTCGGCCGACGCACCGAAGACGAACGTCGAGTCGACGTCGCTCGGCTCGGCGGAGTCGCCGCCGTCTTCGCGCTGGCTCGCGCAGGCGGTGAGGACGAGAGCGCCGATGGCGATCGTCGCGGCGCCGGCGAACAGGCGGCGCCTTCTCGAAGTGTGGAGCATGTGCTGTGCACCTTCCATACGGGATTCGGGCCGATCTGGGTTGTCGACCCGTGGGATGTGATTCCCCCGAACCTACCCGCGACCGGCGTTCAGGACCATTGCACAGAAGTATCAATTATGTTTCGGCACGAAGAATCCCTGACGCCTAGGACATATTGCGCATCCTGGATGGTTGACGGGTTACAGAATGTCAACCCGCGTTCGAGGGTCGCAGCCCGATACGGTGGGACGATGGCCCGCGCGACGTACGAGGAACCGCCGCACGCGCGACTGTCGGACGGGACGTTCGCCCGCATCGTGGCATCGCGCATCACGGGCGGATTCGAGCTCGACGTCGACGGCACACCCCAATCGCACGTCGATCTCGACGATCCGACGCATCTCCACTTCGAGTACATCGCGCGCATGGGAGCGGTGATCGATCGACTCCGGATGCCGGGACAGCCCCTCACCGCCGTGCACCTGGGCGCCGGGGCTCTCACGATCCCCCGCTACATCGAGGCCACGAGGCCCGGATCGCGACAGCAGGTCATCGAACTGGAGCCTGCGCTGTGGGATCTCGTGCGGGATCACCTCCCCCTCCCTCGGAGCGCGTCGATTCGCGTCCGCCTGGGGGACGCGCGCATCGGACTCGCCCGACTCCCCCGCGGCCTCGTCGGAGCGGCCGACCTCGTCGTCTCCGACGTCTACTCGGGCGCGCAGACCCCTGCGCACCTGACGACGCTCGAGTTCTACCGCGAAGCCGCCGAGCTCCTCGCCCCCGACGGGGTCCTGCTCATCAACGTCGCCGACGGGTCGGGCCTGCACTTCGCCCGCCGGCAGGTCGCGACCGTGCGCGAGGTGTTCGACCACGTCATCGTCCTCGCCGAGGTGCAGACGCTCAAGGGCCGGCGCTTCGGGAACCTCGTCGTCGCGGCATCCCGTGCCCCCTTGCCGACCGAGTGGCTTCCACGGCTCATGGCCGCCGGCCCGCACCCCGCGAAGGTCGCGGAAGGCGCCGAGATCGAGGAGTTCGCGCGCGGCGCTCGCATCGCGACGGATGCCGACTCCACCGCGTCACCGAAGCCCGCGGCATCCATCTTCGATCGCTGAGCGAGACCAACGCGGCGTGCCGATGCCGGGACCGAGGCCCTCGCGGGTGAGACTGTCAGAGGCATCGAGCGCAGCGGGAGGAGTGTCGTCGTGAGCTACATCAAGGGATTCGACCCCGAGACCCTGCGCGAGGTCATCGACGTCGCCGAGTGCCGCGAGCGCCTCGACGAGATCGGTGAGCAGCGGAGTCTTCCGGCGCTTCTCGAGCGCGTGTGGCTGCTGAAGGTCCTCGGTCGCCTCGACGACTCGCTCGTGCTTTCGGAGCAGTCGGTGCGCGTCGCCCGCATGGCCGGCACGCGAAAGGACCTCTTGCGTGCGCGCATCTTGCACGCGACCGTGCTGCACTTCCGCGGCGCCTATGCCGCCGCCGAGCAGGAGCTGACGATGTGCGCCGACGAGGCGGAGGGTCAGGGATGGTCGGGGATCGCCGCGTTCGCCTACCAGCACCGCGGCAAGGCGCACTTCGAAGCCGGCGACCTCGACGCGGCACGCGCGGACTTCAAGCGCACGCTCTTCCTCCGCCAGGAGGCGGGGGCGACGGAAGACGCGCTCGAATCGACGCTGCTCGCGATCGATGCCGTCGACAGACGACGCGCCGCACGGTCTCTCGCCGTCTGAGTGTCGTAACTCTGTTCTAGTCTCGCTGTCATGTCGGAACTGCAGAGCGTGCGCATCTGGGCAGAAGCGCTCATCACCACCCACCTCGACCCGTCGTGGAGCTTCGCCTTCGACAACGCCAAGCGCCGCGCGGGTCTGTGCGACTACACCCGCAAGCGCATCTCGGTTTCGAGATACCTCGCCGCCCGCTACGACGACGATGACAACCATCAGACGCTGCTGCACGAAGTCGCGCACGCGCTGGCGGGGCCGGGCGCAGGACACGGAGCCCGGTGGCGGAGCATCGCCCGCGAACTCGGCTACGTCGGCGGCACGACCCACCATGGCGAGACAGCGACCGAACTCGCACCGTGGGTGGGCGTCTGCGCGGCGGCGCATACGGCCTACCGCCACCGTCGGCCGACCCGGGCGACCTCGTGCGCATTGTGCGCGCCCCGGTTCGACGAGCGCTTCACCTTCACTTGGACGCGCCGCGTCATCACGCCCGCCACGCGCCTCTCGGCGATGACGCCGCGCTGAGTGTTCCCTTCGCTGCCGCCACCATCCGCGCCCACCCCTGGCGCGCACGAAACCCTCCGGCATCCGCTCACTTGTCGCAAAAGGCGACCTCCGCTCGCCGCACCTCACCACTTGAGACAAGTGAACGAAGCCGCGCCCGCCGCCATCCGCTCACTTGTCGCAAAAGGCGACCTCCGCTCGCCGCACCCCACCACTTGAGACAAGTGAATCCACGTCCCCTCCGCGCGCCGCCGCGGGTGCGACACTGGAGCATGCGCATCCTGCTGAAGTTCGAGATCGACTGCGATCCGGATGCCGCGTGGCGCGCCGTCCACTCCCCCCGGGCCGTCGGCGAGCTCTACGGCCCGCTGCTCGGCATGGAGCCGATGATTCCGGACGGTCTCCCCACGGCGTGGGAGCCCGGAGATGACGTTCCCGTCTCCCTCACCGCCCTCGGGATCTTCCCCGCGGGAACGCAGCTCATGCACATGAGCGAACGTTTCGTCGACGAGCCAGCGGGTCGGGTGCGGATCTTCCGCGACAGCGGCATCCCGCTGACGGGTCCGCTCGCGACCCTCGACGTGTGGGACCACCAGATGGCGATCTCACCGGTCCCGGGGCACCCCGACCGCACTCTGTGGCGCGACCGCCTCGTGATCGGCGGACCGACCGCCGCCGCCCTGTGGCCCGTCCTGTGGGCCACATGGCAGTGGCGGGCAGCCCGGATCCGCGCCCTCGCCCCGTCGTGGGCGCACGATCCGCCGGCATCCGACGACTGACTCGCCCTACTCGGCGAGCGCCTCGACGGGAGCCACGCGCGTCGCGAGACGCGTCGGGGTGACCGCCGCGACGAGCGTCAGCACCGCTGTCGCCACCACGATGGCGACGACCGGCCACACCGGGATCGCCGGCGGCACGAACGTCGGCGTGAGCCACAGCGGCGGTACGGGCACCGAGCCCAGCAGCGACTGCGCTCCCGCCCAGCCGTAGACGATGCCGAGGACGAGGCCCGTGATCGTCGAGGCGATCGTGATGTGCGCCGCTTCGAGGAGCACCATGCGTCGCACCTGGGCGTTCGACACCCCGAGCGCCCGCAGCAGCCCCAGTTCACGCTTGCGCTGCACGACGCCGATCGTCAGAAGGTTCACCAGTCCAACTGCGGCGATGACGGCCGACACTGCGACGAGGCCCATCATGATCCCGGCGAACGAGTCCATGACCGCGGCGAACTCGCTGTCGATCTCACCGCCGCCGGATGCCGCCACGACCGACTTCGTCGACTCGAGAGCGACGGCGAACATCGTCACGAGGGTGACGCCCATGACGACGCCGATCGCCATCCGGCTGGAGCGCTCGGGATACCGCAGCGCGTTCTCCGCCGCGAGGCGGGCCGTCGCGGAGTGTCCGAATCCGCGCCCGACGAGCCGCAGGACGGGCGGCATGATGAGTGTCGCGCCGAGCGAAAGTCCTGTGAACGAGAGGATGCCACCGGCGAAGGCCACGATGACCCCGAGCGGTGTGACGAGTCCCGCCGCGATCCCGAGTCCGAGGAGCACGGCTCCGAGGATCAGGAGCACCGCGGCGGTGACGTTCCGGCCCGAGCGCGCGGCGATCGTCTCGTGGGTCTTCTCGACGGCGCCCCCGAGCGCCTGGAGAGGCGTGACGGACAGCACACGGCGGGACCCCGCCCACGCCGAGACCCACGTCGTGAGCGCGACGATCACCGCGGGCACCACGAGCTCGGGGCGCAGGACCGAGAACTCCAGGTCCTCCAAGCCCAGCAGCGAGCCAGCGAGCCAGACGCCCCCGGCAGCCAGCGCAAGCCCAGCAACGAGCCCGATTCCCGCGCCGAGGAGTCCGACGACGAGTCCCTGGCGGGCGATCTGCACACGCTGTGAGCGCGCCGACGCCCCGATGAGCCGCAGGAGTGCGATGCGTCGCGTGCGGCCGGCGACGACCGTCGCGAAGGTGTTGGCCGTCACGATCGCCGCGACGTAGATCGCGACACCCAGGAGCAGGGCGGAGAGGAGCGCCACGACGAAAGCGAGCGTGTCACTCTCGCCGATGTACGGGTCGGCCGAGAGCATCGCACCGATGTAGGCGGTCGCGGTGAGGAGGAGCACGCCGAAGGCCGTCGAGATCGCCGAGACGAGGATGCTCGCGCCCATGCCGCGCTCGCGGAGCCACCCCAGCGAGCGGCTCGACGTGGGTGCGGCGCTGGCGCGCGGCATCCGCTCGACGACTGTCGCGGTCATGCCGACACCCCCGCACCCTGCTCGGCGCCGTGTCCTGCGCCGAGCTCCGCTGCGAGCATGTAGGCCGCGATCTCCTCGGCGCTCTGGCGTGGCTTGTCGGCGACGATGCGTCCGTCGCCGAGGAAGATCACGCGGTCGGCGTGGCTCGCCGCGACGGGGTCGTGCGTGACCATCGCGATGGACTGCCCGTGCTGCGCGCTCGCATCGGCGAGGAGGCGCAGCACGTCGCGTCCGCTGCGGGAGTCGAGGTTTCCCGTGGGCTCGTCGGCGAACACGAGGTCGGGAGCCGTCGCGAGGGCGCGCGCGATCGCGACGCGCTGCTGCTGTCCGCCCGACAGCTCGTGCGGGCGATGGGAGAGGCGCGCCGTCAGGCCGAGCGTCTCGACGAGGCCGTCGATGCGCGCCCGCTCGATCGCCGACGGCCGGCGTCCGTCGAGGTCGAACGGCAGCATGATGTTCGCGCGGGCATCGAGTGTCGGCACGAGGTTGAACGCCTGGAAGACGAAGCCGACGCGACGGCGGCGCAGGATCGTGAGCTCGAGGTCGGACAGGCCCGTGATGTCGGTGTCACCGATCCACGCACGGCCGGCGGTGGGGGCATCGAGGCCCGCCATGACGTGCATGAGCGTCGACTTGCCGGAGCCCGACGGACCCATGATCGCCGTGAACTCGCCACGGCGGATGCCGACGCTGACCTCGTCGAGCGCACGCACCGTGTTGGCACCCGATCCGTAGGTCTTCGTGAGTTGCTGGACGCGGGCCGCGAGCCCGAGATCTGAAGAGGAGAGTTCCATGCCTTCGACGCTACGAACGAGGGATGCTGCGCCGCGTCGGCCCCGCGACGCATCCGCCTACATCTCGAGGATGATCCGCTGCGCTCGTTTCCGTCGTTCACTTGTCTCAAAGGGCGAGAAAGTCGCAGGAGCAGTCGCCCTTTGAGACAAGTGAGCGGGTGGCGCTCAGACGAGGCCGTGGTCGAACGCGAAGACGACGAGCTGCACGCGGTCGCGGAGCGCGAGCTTCGTCAGGATGCGGCTGATGTGCGTCTTGACGGTCGCCTCGGAGAGGTACTCGCGCGCCGCGATCTCGGAGTTCGACAATCCGCGCGCAGCGAGCGCGAAGATCTCCTTCTCGCGCTCCGTGAGGTCGCCGTAGGACGGAGGCACGGGCCGGGCCGCGGCACCCGCCGCCTGGGCGAAGAGCTCCCGCGTCGCGGAGGCCGCGATGACCGCCGACCCCGCGTGGACGGTGCGGATCGCGGCG
This genomic stretch from Microbacterium sp. SLBN-146 harbors:
- a CDS encoding ABC transporter permease, yielding MTATVVERMPRASAAPTSSRSLGWLRERGMGASILVSAISTAFGVLLLTATAYIGAMLSADPYIGESDTLAFVVALLSALLLGVAIYVAAIVTANTFATVVAGRTRRIALLRLIGASARSQRVQIARQGLVVGLLGAGIGLVAGLALAAGGVWLAGSLLGLEDLEFSVLRPELVVPAVIVALTTWVSAWAGSRRVLSVTPLQALGGAVEKTHETIAARSGRNVTAAVLLILGAVLLGLGIAAGLVTPLGVIVAFAGGILSFTGLSLGATLIMPPVLRLVGRGFGHSATARLAAENALRYPERSSRMAIGVVMGVTLVTMFAVALESTKSVVAASGGGEIDSEFAAVMDSFAGIMMGLVAVSAVIAAVGLVNLLTIGVVQRKRELGLLRALGVSNAQVRRMVLLEAAHITIASTITGLVLGIVYGWAGAQSLLGSVPVPPLWLTPTFVPPAIPVWPVVAIVVATAVLTLVAAVTPTRLATRVAPVEALAE
- a CDS encoding SprT-like domain-containing protein — protein: MSELQSVRIWAEALITTHLDPSWSFAFDNAKRRAGLCDYTRKRISVSRYLAARYDDDDNHQTLLHEVAHALAGPGAGHGARWRSIARELGYVGGTTHHGETATELAPWVGVCAAAHTAYRHRRPTRATSCALCAPRFDERFTFTWTRRVITPATRLSAMTPR
- a CDS encoding ABC transporter ATP-binding protein, whose product is MELSSSDLGLAARVQQLTKTYGSGANTVRALDEVSVGIRRGEFTAIMGPSGSGKSTLMHVMAGLDAPTAGRAWIGDTDITGLSDLELTILRRRRVGFVFQAFNLVPTLDARANIMLPFDLDGRRPSAIERARIDGLVETLGLTARLSHRPHELSGGQQQRVAIARALATAPDLVFADEPTGNLDSRSGRDVLRLLADASAQHGQSIAMVTHDPVAASHADRVIFLGDGRIVADKPRQSAEEIAAYMLAAELGAGHGAEQGAGVSA
- a CDS encoding spermidine synthase, which produces MARATYEEPPHARLSDGTFARIVASRITGGFELDVDGTPQSHVDLDDPTHLHFEYIARMGAVIDRLRMPGQPLTAVHLGAGALTIPRYIEATRPGSRQQVIELEPALWDLVRDHLPLPRSASIRVRLGDARIGLARLPRGLVGAADLVVSDVYSGAQTPAHLTTLEFYREAAELLAPDGVLLINVADGSGLHFARRQVATVREVFDHVIVLAEVQTLKGRRFGNLVVAASRAPLPTEWLPRLMAAGPHPAKVAEGAEIEEFARGARIATDADSTASPKPAASIFDR